A single genomic interval of Zingiber officinale cultivar Zhangliang chromosome 4A, Zo_v1.1, whole genome shotgun sequence harbors:
- the LOC121971455 gene encoding disease resistance protein RGA2-like — MPCGLSRLTNLGSLPLFIAGDKIGACSIIELVDLKLYGKMKIEFSKNFKNYSCGGRKILKNKVLNELCLEFNGSEIYDKDMLDDLCPNTSLKKLSIFNYRSPQFPTWLIELQLPNLVEVRLENCRDCEHIPPLGNLQKLQMYNCLELKCMPRLPRIQELSISYCSGSLLSCVERLTSLSVLKVDGFNGMTSLPSGCIRNLTSLTELQISNCGQLQSLPGDEMQNLKMLRSLTIQMCDNLTSFPSEVGRLSSLCFLRISECTNIILQPEELAQILNPVHEFDIEICGNKVNLRGQLQYLHTLQNLSLHGSHVTNNYTFGCEIRKLSICCCDELESLMTVEPASSTVLEQLYIDGISNLMALPDWLQHLNSLRFLLIEDCPRLERVPRGLKNLHMLEYLRIVGCPQLESRCERETGEDWPIISHVPHTCLYLIDISDFGYGWKGFVLLCFLGEVLAVDDQYMSITQSTPPATPLVLL, encoded by the coding sequence ATGCCCTGTGGATTATCTCGACTAACTAATCTTGGAAGTTTACCTCTCTTTATTGCCGGTGACAAAATTGGTGCATGCTCAATTATAGAGCTTGTGGATTTGAAGCTTTATGGAAAAATGAAAATTgagttttctaaaaattttaagaaTTATTCTTGTGGTGGAAGAAAAATCTTGAAGAATAAAGTTCTCAATGAACTATGCCTAGAGTTTAATGGTTCAGAAATATATGACAAGGACATGTTGGATGATCTTTGTCCCAATACGAGCTTAAAGAAGTTGAGCATATTTAATTATAGGAGCCCACAATTTCCAACATGGCTGATAGAGTTACAACTGCCAAATTTGGTTGAAGTTAGACTTGAAAACTGTCGTGATTGTGAGCATATTCCTCCGCTAGGAAATCTACAGAAGTTGCAGATGTACAATTGCCTGGAATTGAAATGTATGCCGAGGCTTCCTAGAATCCAAGAGCTTAGTATATCATACTGCAGCGGAAGCCTACTCTCATGTGTTGAAAGGCTAACTTCTCTTTCTGTTCTCAAAGTGGATGGTTTCAATGGCATGACATCTCTTCCAAGTGGTTGCATCAGAAACCTGACATCCTTGACGGAATTACAAATTTCAAACTGCGGACAACTCCAATCTCTTCCTGGGGATGAAATGCAGAACCTAAAAATGCTTCGTTCATTGACCATTCAAATGTGTGATAATTTGACATCCTTCCCGTCGGAAGTGGGGCGTCTCAGTTCTCTTTGTTTTCTACGAATCTCAGAATGTACAAATATAATATTGCAGCCAGAAGAACTCGCACAAATCTTGAATCCAGTGCATGAGTTCGATATAGAGATTTGTGGCAACAAAGTCAATTTACGTGGGCAACTGCAATACTTACACACGCTCCAAAACTTGTCTCTACATGGTTCACATGTTACCAATAATTACACGTTTGGGTGTGAAATCCGAAAATTAAGTATTTGTTGCTGTGATGAATTGGAGTCGTTGATGACAGTTGAACCTGCAAGCAGTACTGTGCTAGAACAACTATATATAGATGGAATTTCCAATCTCATGGCCTTGCCTGACTGGCTGCAACATCTCAATTCTCTTCGTTTTCTATTAATTGAAGACTGCCCACGGTTAGAAAGGGTGCCGAGGGGCTTGAAGAATCTACATATGTTGGAATATTTGAGGATTGTTGGTTGCCCACAGCTGGAAAGTAGATGCGAAAGGGAGACAGGCGAAGATTGGCCGATCATCTCACATGTTCCACATACGTGTTTATATTTAATAGACATCTCGGATTTCGGATATGGTTGGAAAG
- the LOC121972844 gene encoding putative disease resistance protein RGA3, which translates to MEGALVAAAARLMFDKVTALLQVDEKLKTITGTKRKMEKLKELSTIIDMVIQDIEYRPFIHDAVKDLLKKLKYLAYDLEDVVDYYDTKVLQKKQRSKTSLRPVRDFFSFDNQVVFKSRVGGMIKAITESLDSILLQKSILLNLPQSSIRMSEPSLCRETHSCNSFVVIGREPEKNKIVDMLTKDDDDESNHGIVKVIAIVGMGGLGKTTLAQLVYNDARVQDHFSSLTMWKVVGAEFNPTKIMKSVLELATGASVNISEIDLVKQKLEKALSRKKFLLVLDDVWNEDELQWGVLKAALTCGARGSKILVTTRSQQVSLIMGSSNTTHPIQQLSRDDCLSLFQQFAFGDQAVDQNLMKIGAKIVEKCGGVPLAAISLGSMLRSTREETYWSSVLNSEIWRLGNQEDKVLAVLKLSYDTLHPWSKKCFSFASLIPKNYRMAKDLLIKLWIANGFVRSEGNFDAETNGNHVFNDLVMRSFLILFTPYYDYYSDSHVTECTMHDLMHDLARSVSADVYWNSDEDSVEDIGKRIYHLQIYERKFPNMTRVVLDKKPLHLRTFMYFTPPPIYITFEKDQSA; encoded by the coding sequence ATGGAAGGAGCTTTGGTAGCTGCCGCGGCTCGCCTCATGTTCGATAAGGTGACGGCTCTCCTCCAAGTCGACGAGAAACTCAAGACAATAACTGGTACCAAAAGGAagatggagaagctcaaggagttgTCCACGATCATTGACATGGTGATCCAAGACATCGAGTACCGCCCTTTTATCCATGATGCTGTGAAGGACTTGCTGAAGAAGCTCAAATACTTGGCCTATGACCTCGAGGATGTTGTGGATTACTATGACACCAAAGTCTTGCAGAAGAAGCAGAGATCAAAAACTTCTTTAAGGCCGGTGCGTGATTTCTTCTCTTTTGATAATCAAGTTGTGTTTAAGAGTAGGGTAGGTGGCATGATAAAAGCTATAACAGAAAGTCTGGATTCTATTTTGCTGCAAAAGTCCATTCTTCTCAATTTGCCCCAAAGCAGTATCCGCATGTCGGAACCAAGTCTCTGCAGGGAGACCCACTCCTGCAATAGCTTTGTTGTTATAGGGAGAGAACCAGAGAAGAATAAGATTGTCGACATGTTAAccaaggatgatgatgatgaaagcAACCATGGCATAGTGAAGGTCATTGCCATCGTTGGGATGGGTGGCCTAGGGAAGACTACACTTGCTCAGCTTGTTTACAATGATGCGAGGGTGCAAGACCATTTCTCAAGTTTGACAATGTGGAAAGTTGTTGGGGCCGAATTTAATCCCACAAAGATAATGAAGTCTGTTTTAGAACTAGCTACTGGTGCATCAGTCAACATCTCAGAAATAGATTTAGTGAAACAGAAGCTAGAAAAAGCATTATCTAGGAAGAAATTTCTGCTCGTTCTTGATGATGTGTGGAACGAGGATGAGTTACAGTGGGGTGTACTGAAAGCAGCCTTAACATGTGGGGCGAGAGGAAGCAAAATTTTGGTGACAACCCGTAGCCAACAAGTCTCTTTAATTATGGGCTCATCCAATACCACCCACCCAATACAACAGTTGTCCAGAGATGATTGTCTGTCCTTGTTTCAACAATTTGCATTTGGAGATCAAGCAGTCGATCAAAACTTGATGAAAATTGGTGCAAAGATTGTTGAGAAATGTGGCGGTGTTCCCTTAGCTGCCATATCTCTTGGTAGCATGCTTCGTAGCACTCGAGAGGAAACTTACTGGTCCTCGGTATTGAATAGTGAAATATGGAGGCTGGGAAATCAGGAAGATAAAGTGTTAGCTGTATTAAAGTTGAGCTATGACACTCTCCATCCATGGTCAAAGAAGTGTTTTTCATTTGCTTCCCTAATCCCAAAAAATTATAGGATGGCAAAGGATTTACTGATAAAACTGTGGATAGCAAATGGTTTTGTGCGTTCAGAAGGAAATTTTGATGCTGAAACAAATGGCAACCATGTCTTTAATGATCTAGTAATGCGGTCATTCTTAATTCTCTTTACACCTTACTATGATTATTATTCTGATAGTCATGTAACCGAGTGCACAATGCATGATTTGATGCATGATCTAGCACGATCAGTATCTGCAGATGTATATTGGAATTCTGATGAAGACTCAGTGGAAGATATTGGAAAACGAATATATCATTTGCAAATATATGAAAGAAAGTTTCCAAACATGACTCGAGTGGTCTTAGACAAGAAACCATTGCACTTGCGCACCTTTATGTACTTTACGCCCCCCCCTATATATATTACGTTCGAGAAGGATCAATCAGCTTGA